From Vitis vinifera cultivar Pinot Noir 40024 chromosome 5, ASM3070453v1, the proteins below share one genomic window:
- the LOC104879416 gene encoding F-box/kelch-repeat protein At3g06240 gives MISHPQFAKAHLQLPQTQAKTRLCIINFEEEKDDASLVVRVSTKDWESIGDGNGNGGLLDFDYSLSDVNLKHSVHLLNSCDGLLCLVDSLGKIVLWNPSTRQYNPLPPNANGPKCSWYGFGYDSSTDDYKIVGVSRLGFETVVDVFSLKSHKWRRIEKKLHTEFKCSWRNTVLHGAVHWIAYDLDVPDPTVVAFDFEKEEFRQMTIPRDESSRMLTVIGGCLCTPSGRDSSKMWVMKEYGVEASWTRMDSPYLDENFKCQPLNNQVKLWVNEEPLVVLFDVLDKRCMKNAANLYVESLVPPYASQNE, from the exons ATGATTTCTCATCCACAGTTTGCTAAAGCCCACCTCCAATTACCACAAACACAAGCGAAAACTCGATTATGTATCATCAActttgaagaggaaaaagatgaTGCTTCACTGGTGGTCCGAGTCTCCACTAAAGATTGGGAATCAATTGGTGATGGTAACGGCAATGGTGGGTTACTGGATTTTGATTATTCACTGAGCGATGTAAATCTCAAACACTCTGTCCATCTTTTGAATTCTTGTGATGGGTTGTTATGTCTAGTTGACAGTTTGGGTAAAATTGTCTTGTGGAACCCATCTACCAGGCAATACAATCCATTACCACCAAATGCTAATGGTCCAAAATGTAGTTGGTATGGATTTGG GTATGACTCCTCTACCGATGACTACAAGATAGTAGGGGTTTCTCGCTTAGGTTTTGAGACAGTGGTAGATGTTTTCTCATTGAAATCCCACAAGTGGAGAAGAATTGAGAAAAAACTTCATACTGAATTTAAATGCTCGTGGAGGAACACTGTTTTACATGGGGCTGTGCATTGGATAGCTTATGATCTAGATGTCCCTGATCCAACAGTAGTggcttttgattttgaaaaagaggagTTCCGGCAGATGACAATTCCAAGGGATGAATCTTCTCGTATGTTGACTGTGATAGGAGGATGCCTTTGTACACCTTCTGGTAGAGATTCAAGTAAGATGTGGGTAATGAAAGAGTATGGTGTTGAGGCATCTTGGACGAGGATGGATTCCCcatatttggatgaaaatttcAAGTGCCAACCTCTGAATAATCAAGTTAAGTTGTGGGTCAATGAGGAGCCACTTGTAGTTCTGTTTGATGTGCTCGATAAGCGATGCATGAAAAATGCTGCCAACTTGTATGTGGAAAGTCTAGTTCCACCTTATGCGTCACAGAATGAATGA